A region of Rhodamnia argentea isolate NSW1041297 chromosome 9, ASM2092103v1, whole genome shotgun sequence DNA encodes the following proteins:
- the LOC115757183 gene encoding LOW QUALITY PROTEIN: uncharacterized protein LOC115757183 (The sequence of the model RefSeq protein was modified relative to this genomic sequence to represent the inferred CDS: deleted 1 base in 1 codon) — MLNVWGLTFSVTGLILIWELKVLVNSTYRPMASASELVNTLVILVTKPFSLLKQICLFGVKITLIILHTWMELIMAAISLHVNLCWKVILWMVALATLPFRILTSVQRERQLEVNLLAMQLELENLVWERRGLEEHYRKAVKEREVLEFILSELEDEHEKTMARLEVLEEELPRLKTENLQLKEIQGQELWNFRVQAESGNGLNGSRGDHHDVPRGSPPSKFSYNGSSAFSSRAFDAPRFMGRGQEKYRLAAQLTKQHESWLLYSPDMEMSRALAQQREVALKRSLVSSVLSLMVSLTIWEAGDLCMPLVMALFTVVGMSLVSVVQLFSTIRNKPASDAVALLSLNWFMLGTLSYPTLPRVARILVPATVSMLDWTIRWLGASSE, encoded by the exons ATGCTGAACGTGTGGGGGCTCACATTCAGCGTTACTGGGTTGATACTGATCT GGGAGTTGAAAGTGTTGGTGAATAGTACATATCGCCCAATGGCATCTGCTTCGGAGCTAGTCAACACTCTAGTAATCTTGGTGACAAAGCCTTTCTCCCTACTCAAGCAAATATGCCTCTTTGGAGTGAAGATTACCTTGATTATCCTTCACACCTGGATGGAGCTAATAATGGCTGCAATCTCATTGCATGTGAACCTATGTTGGAAAGTGATTCTATGGATGGTTGCTCTTGCAACTCTTCCATTCCGAATTTTGACTTCTGTTCAGAGGGAAAGGCAG CTGGAAGTAAATTTACTAGCAATGCAGTTGGAGTTGGAAAATCTTGTGTGGGAGAGGAGAGGACTTGAGGAGCATTACCGTAAAGCAGTCAAAGAACGGGAAGTGTTGGAATTCATTTTATCTGAACTTGAAGACGAGCATGAGAAGACCATGGCAAGACTTGAAGTGTTAGAGGAGGAg CTTCCACGTCTGAAAACTGAAAATCTTCAGCTAAAGGAAATACAGGGCCAGGAACTTTGGAACTTTAGAGTTCAGGCGGAATCTGGAAATGGCCTAAATGGCAGCAGAGGTGACCACCACGATGTTCCTCGCGGTAGCCCGCCATCAAAATTCAGCTACAATGGAAGCAGTGCGTTCTCTTCGCGAGCTTTTGATGCACCAAGATTCATGGGAAGGGGACAGGAAAAGTATAGACTCGCTGCTCAACTTACTAAGCAGCACGAGTCCTGGCTGCTTTAT TCGCCTGATATGGAAATGAGCAGGGCTCTCGCCCAGCAGAGGGAAGTTGCGTTGAAGCGGAGTCTCGTCAGTTCAGTGTTATCTTTAATGGTCAGCTTGACAATTTGGGAAGCCGGAGACCTATGCATGCCTCTCGTGATGGCGCTCTTCACTGTCGTTGGCATGTCACTGGTGAGTGTGGTTCAGCTTTTCTCCACTATAAGAAACAAACCTGCTTCTGATGCAGTTGCTCTCTTGAGCTTGAACTGGTTCATGCTGGGCACGCTTTCTTATCCGACTCTTCCAAGGGTTGCTCGGATTTTAGTCCCTGCAACCGTGAGCATGTTGGACTGGACAATAAGGTGGCTTGGTGCTTCTTCCGAATAG